In one window of Palaemon carinicauda isolate YSFRI2023 chromosome 2, ASM3689809v2, whole genome shotgun sequence DNA:
- the LOC137628512 gene encoding uncharacterized protein, producing the protein MSTEVTSSCVSAQQNVIDPVEGAPTDSSLEIAFADQMTMESASAGEKSVCAFYLEGKCRFGENCFNLHPEDVSIEETKGSTKGEWKKKSDKRRKPRLKSEEEEEEAGKKPSMKTAGDVRKRIQWDCDLKKEHFVVGYLDRFVGVVEKPFTAFTWEHLATVSIDQLAIPQHRIQYFKYRGTKVWDKNERLDNVFGSTGSNVTIQEVMEQVDEEIERKRLEYDSDDSDSDDEDIVICTGNASAIKEAVQNEKKEYDQLRASHFLCIRVYNNELMNIALEVQEKIIQQEPVLRSCAMPFELFHVTLAMVRIDNPDAMSALIDLLQKLQPELKELLRDEKQGQQILAKGLSTFGARVLYCKLQVPEAFSKIVQMLHQSLEKIEGVVITNHFDFVPHMTLMKVNRVIARERRSKYLNSSLYSDNIDREFGVIDMNNVHLCIIDDKRGYDGFYLTCQKIQL; encoded by the coding sequence ATGTCTACAGAAGTCACATCCTCTTGTGTGTCCGCTCAACAAAACGTAATAGATCCTGTGGAAGGGGCCCCTACAGATTCTTCTTTAGAAATAGCGTTTGCTGATCAGATGACGATGGAATCTGCTAGCGCTGGTGAGAAATCTGTTTGCGCTTTTTACCTGGAGGGAAAGTGTCGGTTTGGGGAGAACTGTTTCAATCTCCACCCAGAAGACGTTAGTATAGAGGAGACAAAAGGTTCTACAAAGGGAGAATGGAAGAAGAAAAGTGATAAACGAAGAAAACCCCGTCTCaaatcagaggaagaagaagaagaagccggaAAAAAACCTTCCATGAAAACAGCGGGAGACGTTAGGAAGAGAATCCAGTGGGACTGTGATCTAAAAAAGGAACATTTCGTGGTGGGCTACTTGGATCGATTCGTGGGTGTTGTTGAGAAACCTTTTACCGCTTTTACTTGGGAACATTTAGCTACAGTAAGTATTGATCAACTTGCCATTCCTCAACACAGAATTCAGTATTTCAAATACAGAGGAACAAAAGTCTGGGACAAAAACGAAAGGCTTGACAACGTCTTTGGAAGCACTGGCAGCAATGTCACCATCCAAGAGGTCATGGAACAAGTGGACGAAGAGATAGAAAGGAAGCGATTGGAGTATGATTCTGACGACTCTGATTCAGACGACGAAGATATTGTTATCTGCACAGGGAACGCATCTGCAATCAAGGAGGCGgttcaaaatgaaaagaaagagtACGACCAACTAAGAGCATCGCATTTCCTCTGCATCAGAGTTTATAATAATGAGTTGATGAACATTGCATTGGAAGTGCAAGAGAAGATTATCCAACAGGAACCAGTCCTGAGAAGCTGTGCTATGCCTTTCGAACTCTTCCACGTCACGCTGGCCATGGTTCGCATTGACAACCCTGATGCCATGTCAGCACTCATTGACCTTTTGCAAAAACTACAGCCAGAACTTAAAGAGCTGTTGAGGGATGAAAAGCAAGGTCAGCAGATTCTAGCTAAGGGCCTCTCTACCTTTGGAGCGAGAGTTCTTTACTGTAAGCTACAGGTGCCCGAAGCCTTTTCCAAAATTGTCCAGATGTTGCACCAGTCTTTGGAGAAGATCGAAGGAGTGGTCATCACAAACCATTTTGACTTTGTGCCCCACATGACATTGATGAAAGTTAACCGCGTGATTGCTCGTGAGAGAAGAAGCAAGTATCTCAACTCCAGCCTCTATAGTGATAACATAGATAGGGAGTTTGGGGTCATTGATATGAATAACGTCCATCTTTGTATCATTGATGACAAGAGAGGATATGACGGTTTTTATCTTACCTGTCAGAAAATCCAGTTATAG